The following coding sequences are from one Paenibacillus sp. FSL R5-0912 window:
- a CDS encoding DUF2508 family protein, whose protein sequence is MGWWNTKWLGRDAEGANNAHIEDEWGTVYHEVRKAQSEWERAYLMFDEALGQDQIDYAIYILEAAERKYQIHLKHAKRLGLNRSRLPM, encoded by the coding sequence ATGGGATGGTGGAACACGAAATGGCTGGGCAGAGATGCAGAAGGGGCGAATAATGCCCATATAGAAGATGAGTGGGGTACGGTGTACCATGAGGTCCGCAAAGCGCAGTCGGAGTGGGAACGGGCATATCTGATGTTTGATGAGGCGCTGGGTCAGGACCAGATTGATTATGCCATCTATATACTTGAGGCGGCCGAGCGTAAATACCAGATTCATCTTAAGCATGCCAAGAGACTGGGGCTGAACCGGAGCCGGCTGCCGATGTAA
- the recR gene encoding recombination mediator RecR, which yields MYYPEPLAKLIEAFTRLPGIGPKTAARLAFHVLNMKEDEVIDFAKALVSVKRNLHYCSVCCNITDTDPCRICQDKTRDASVICVVQDSKDLVAIERTKEFDGYYHVLQGAISPMEGIGPDDIRLKELLTRLSDERVKELIMATNPNIEGEATAMYISRLVRPFEIKITRIAHGLPVGGDLEYADEVTLSKALEGRRELF from the coding sequence TTGTATTATCCAGAACCGCTAGCCAAGCTGATAGAAGCTTTTACACGTTTACCCGGGATTGGCCCGAAGACAGCGGCCCGGCTGGCCTTTCATGTGCTTAACATGAAGGAGGATGAGGTGATTGATTTCGCCAAAGCTCTGGTCAGTGTCAAACGGAACCTTCATTATTGCTCGGTCTGCTGTAATATTACCGATACTGACCCGTGCAGGATCTGTCAGGACAAAACCCGCGATGCCTCGGTAATCTGTGTGGTTCAGGACTCCAAGGATCTGGTAGCCATAGAGAGAACCAAAGAGTTTGACGGTTACTATCATGTGCTGCAGGGTGCCATCTCGCCTATGGAGGGCATCGGACCTGATGATATACGGCTGAAGGAGCTGCTGACCAGACTCAGTGATGAGCGGGTGAAGGAGCTGATTATGGCGACCAATCCCAACATTGAGGGCGAGGCCACGGCTATGTATATCTCCCGTCTAGTCCGTCCGTTCGAGATCAAGATCACGAGAATCGCCCATGGCTTGCCTGTAGGCGGCGATCTTGAGTATGCGGATGAGGTAACCCTGTCGAAGGCGCTGGAAGGCCGTCGTGAGCTGTTCTGA
- a CDS encoding YbaB/EbfC family nucleoid-associated protein — MNNMNQMMKQVKKMQEQMLKAQEELGGKTIEGSSGGGVVTVQVNGHKKLLSIQIKPEVVDPEDIEMLQDLVITAVNDALTQAEELANNDMGKFTGGMKIPGLF; from the coding sequence ATGAATAATATGAACCAAATGATGAAGCAGGTTAAAAAAATGCAGGAGCAGATGCTCAAAGCCCAGGAAGAACTAGGCGGTAAGACCATTGAAGGCTCATCCGGCGGCGGCGTGGTTACCGTTCAGGTGAACGGCCACAAAAAACTGCTGTCTATTCAGATTAAACCGGAGGTTGTTGATCCGGAAGATATCGAAATGCTGCAGGATCTGGTGATCACTGCTGTTAATGATGCTCTTACCCAGGCTGAAGAGTTGGCTAACAACGATATGGGTAAATTCACCGGCGGAATGAAGATCCCTGGCTTATTCTAG
- the rpmE gene encoding 50S ribosomal protein L31 gives MQTAIQPKYNVTKVTCACGNSFEAGSAKEELRVEICSSCHPFFTGKQKFLDAGGRVDKFKKKYGI, from the coding sequence ATGCAAACAGCAATTCAACCCAAGTACAATGTAACTAAGGTAACCTGTGCCTGCGGCAACTCCTTTGAAGCTGGCTCTGCCAAGGAAGAGCTGCGCGTCGAAATTTGCTCCAGCTGCCATCCTTTCTTCACCGGCAAGCAGAAGTTCCTGGATGCCGGCGGCCGCGTGGATAAGTTTAAGAAGAAATACGGCATCTAA
- the dnaX gene encoding DNA polymerase III subunit gamma/tau produces MEHIALYRAWRPQSFQDMVGQQHIIQTLQNAIREQRVSHAYLFSGPRGTGKTSAAKVLAKAVNCERGPGPEPCNECPSCLRITAGNVMDVQEIDAASNRGVEEIRDLRDKVKYAPTEVRRKVYIIDEVHMLTTEAFNALLKTLEEPPPHVMFILATTEPHKLPATIISRCQRFDFRRVSLEEQTGRLREICQKEGITADADALQYIARLSDGGMRDALSILDQISSFTDGNVTYQQVLGMTGGIPSEQFARLATAILESDMGLLLELVEQLMHEGKSADKCLENLLYYFRDLLMIKMVPGADQLTDRVLNPAEFRDMAAAFTRDRLFLIVETLSRYLGEMKYATHPQTLFEVALMKLCSTQQEAPSAGAPSLSAVSPEAGRSSSPVDSGELDVLKRQIAALEKKLEQAIQSGGVAGGREQAAPQRAAAPPSAPRVSSAGKLPPQLDKFIAGKDSADFGNVYKQWSQVLQGVKEEKVTVHAWFVDGEPVAVMEDAVLVAFKNTIHRDTTEKPANRQVIENVMSAKLGKPYRLVTMLLRDWNEAATKSASKASTEELHLEHEHETIEAKPEPWIDEAIQLFGEDLVVIKE; encoded by the coding sequence GTGGAACATATCGCGCTGTACCGTGCTTGGCGGCCGCAGTCGTTTCAGGATATGGTAGGGCAGCAGCATATTATCCAGACGCTGCAGAATGCGATCCGTGAACAGCGGGTATCGCATGCGTATCTGTTCAGCGGCCCGCGGGGGACCGGTAAGACGAGCGCGGCCAAGGTGCTGGCCAAAGCGGTCAATTGCGAGCGGGGCCCGGGTCCGGAGCCGTGCAATGAATGTCCGTCTTGTCTGCGGATCACAGCGGGCAACGTAATGGATGTCCAGGAGATTGATGCGGCCTCCAACCGGGGTGTTGAAGAGATTCGCGATCTGCGGGATAAGGTGAAATATGCACCTACCGAAGTACGCCGTAAAGTGTATATTATTGATGAGGTGCATATGCTGACAACAGAAGCATTCAATGCCCTGCTTAAGACGCTGGAAGAACCGCCGCCGCATGTCATGTTTATTCTTGCTACGACAGAGCCGCACAAACTGCCGGCTACGATCATTTCACGCTGCCAGCGGTTTGACTTCCGCCGGGTTTCTCTGGAGGAGCAGACTGGCCGGCTGAGAGAGATATGCCAGAAGGAAGGCATTACGGCAGATGCGGACGCACTCCAGTACATCGCCCGTCTGTCCGACGGAGGGATGCGTGATGCGCTGAGCATACTTGATCAGATCTCGTCTTTCACAGACGGGAATGTGACGTATCAGCAGGTGCTGGGCATGACCGGAGGAATTCCATCCGAACAGTTTGCCCGTCTGGCTACAGCCATTTTGGAGAGTGATATGGGGCTGCTGCTGGAGCTTGTCGAGCAGTTGATGCACGAGGGCAAAAGTGCCGACAAATGTCTGGAGAATCTTTTGTATTATTTCCGTGATTTACTTATGATCAAGATGGTGCCGGGGGCAGACCAGTTGACCGACCGTGTACTGAATCCGGCGGAATTCCGTGATATGGCAGCAGCCTTTACCCGTGACCGGCTATTCCTGATTGTGGAGACCCTAAGCCGATATCTGGGTGAGATGAAATATGCCACTCATCCGCAGACTTTATTTGAAGTAGCGCTGATGAAGCTGTGCAGTACCCAGCAGGAGGCTCCTTCAGCGGGTGCCCCGTCCTTGAGTGCTGTATCGCCGGAAGCGGGAAGAAGTTCTTCACCAGTGGATTCGGGGGAACTGGATGTACTCAAACGGCAGATTGCCGCGCTGGAGAAGAAGCTTGAGCAGGCAATCCAATCCGGAGGTGTGGCCGGCGGGCGTGAGCAGGCTGCCCCGCAGAGAGCGGCCGCCCCGCCAAGCGCTCCAAGAGTATCCTCTGCAGGCAAGCTTCCGCCGCAGCTCGATAAGTTCATTGCGGGTAAAGACAGCGCTGACTTTGGCAATGTGTATAAGCAGTGGAGCCAGGTTCTGCAGGGCGTGAAGGAAGAGAAAGTAACTGTGCATGCGTGGTTTGTAGATGGAGAGCCAGTGGCAGTTATGGAAGATGCAGTGCTGGTCGCCTTCAAGAATACAATTCACCGGGATACGACTGAGAAGCCGGCCAACCGCCAGGTCATCGAGAACGTGATGTCTGCTAAGCTGGGTAAGCCATACCGGCTGGTGACGATGCTGCTGCGTGACTGGAATGAGGCTGCAACCAAGTCGGCTTCCAAGGCCAGTACAGAAGAACTGCATCTGGAGCATGAGCACGAGACTATAGAAGCCAAACCCGAACCATGGATTGACGAGGCGATCCAGCTCTTTGGAGAAGACCTTGTTGTCATAAAGGAATAG
- a CDS encoding radical SAM protein: protein MYLVYADGQGNVYDHPELYGLARSGDMIVEILEEELIPLPEGATLVGLPNTRAIGMDPGTGEMLPLPLGSQAVGALLPQGFTRLCLPGYVKTDKTYKLPLFGYSAVVWKDGGFYVAADPTDDTDQWNPLNCDRGDVEIGVSDLTAKYPENRLYNHLSNCALEYECLTSSNTFLGRWEGAVPVSYSCNAGCFGCISEQPDDSGFVSPQTRMNFRPTVSEVSQVMLEHLKTPESIVSFGQGCEGEPSTQAKIIIESIREVRSITDMGYININTNAGLSDHIRGIVDAGLDLMRVSTISALDDHYNAYYKPRGYTLANVEKSLKYAASQGVYTSINYLIFPGVTDREEEIEAMVEFVRRTDIKLIQMRNLNIDPESYLELIPPAQGEILGMKTMLEIFREELPDVVIGSFTHVPPAELARAKQRRVHQ from the coding sequence ATGTATTTGGTATATGCCGACGGGCAAGGAAACGTATATGATCATCCCGAGCTGTACGGACTGGCCCGCAGCGGGGATATGATTGTTGAGATACTGGAGGAAGAATTGATCCCGCTGCCTGAAGGCGCTACTCTGGTAGGGCTGCCTAATACGCGGGCAATCGGGATGGATCCCGGGACAGGTGAAATGCTGCCGTTGCCTTTAGGCTCACAGGCTGTTGGAGCGCTATTGCCGCAGGGCTTTACCCGTCTGTGCCTTCCCGGCTATGTCAAGACAGATAAGACGTATAAGCTTCCACTCTTCGGTTATTCCGCTGTAGTATGGAAGGATGGCGGATTCTACGTAGCGGCGGATCCTACAGATGATACGGATCAGTGGAATCCTTTGAATTGTGACCGCGGGGATGTAGAGATTGGCGTCAGTGATTTGACCGCAAAGTACCCGGAGAACCGTCTCTATAATCATCTGTCCAACTGCGCACTGGAATACGAGTGCCTGACCTCGTCCAATACCTTCTTGGGCCGCTGGGAGGGTGCCGTTCCAGTGTCCTACTCGTGCAATGCCGGCTGCTTTGGTTGTATCTCCGAACAGCCGGATGACAGCGGATTTGTATCGCCGCAGACGCGGATGAACTTCCGGCCTACAGTGAGTGAAGTTTCACAAGTCATGCTGGAGCACCTTAAGACGCCGGAGTCGATTGTAAGCTTTGGGCAGGGCTGTGAAGGCGAACCTTCTACCCAGGCGAAGATAATCATTGAGTCCATCCGTGAAGTACGCTCTATTACAGATATGGGTTATATCAATATCAATACGAACGCAGGATTAAGCGATCATATCCGCGGCATTGTGGATGCTGGTCTTGACCTTATGCGGGTCAGCACAATCAGTGCGCTGGATGATCACTATAATGCATACTACAAGCCGCGCGGCTATACGCTGGCTAATGTAGAGAAGTCCCTGAAATATGCAGCTTCACAGGGTGTATATACTTCCATTAACTATCTGATTTTTCCGGGTGTCACGGACCGCGAGGAAGAGATTGAGGCGATGGTTGAGTTCGTCAGACGTACAGACATTAAGCTAATTCAGATGCGGAATCTTAATATTGACCCGGAGAGCTATCTGGAGCTGATTCCTCCGGCTCAAGGTGAGATTCTCGGAATGAAGACGATGCTGGAGATCTTCCGCGAGGAGCTTCCGGATGTTGTGATCGGCTCCTTCACCCATGTTCCGCCTGCCGAACTGGCCCGTGCGAAGCAGCGCAGAGTGCACCAATAA
- a CDS encoding pro-sigmaK processing inhibitor BofA family protein — protein sequence MLRTVAMGVLILSGLLLILIVFRKKLGWAWISVFGTHLILAAIGIYIVNFSGILTNVHIPLNPTTIGAVTILGLPGVLMLLGLKLTLF from the coding sequence ATGCTAAGAACTGTTGCAATGGGTGTGCTGATTCTGTCGGGGCTCCTGCTAATTCTAATTGTATTCAGAAAAAAATTGGGGTGGGCCTGGATAAGCGTATTCGGAACTCATCTTATTCTGGCGGCAATCGGCATCTATATTGTTAACTTCTCCGGTATTCTAACGAATGTACACATCCCGCTGAATCCCACAACCATAGGCGCAGTAACGATTCTTGGGCTGCCCGGGGTACTAATGCTGCTGGGTTTAAAATTAACTTTGTTTTAG
- the rho gene encoding transcription termination factor Rho: MDLQISDLEEMKLTDLYKLAKKYQIPYYGTLKKRELIFAILRAQAEQSGLMFMEGVLEILPEGYGFLRPINYLPSAEDIYISASQIRKFDLRSGDLVSGKCRTPKENERYFGLLQVNAVNGENPATAAERLHFPALTPLYPQVKLPLETSSAHLSTRIMDLLAPVGLGQRGLIVAPPKAGKTLLLKEIANSISINNPEIALFVLLIDERPEEVTDMQRSVKGEVVASTFDELPENHIKVAELVLQRALRLVEHKKDVVILLDSITRLARAYNLVVPPSGRTLSGGIDPAAFHRPKRFFGSARNVEEGGSLTILATALIDTGSRMDDIIYEEFKGTGNMELHLDRKLAERRIFPAIDIRRSGTRREEVLLSKEELDTIWSIRKNMNESYDFVEGFLKKLRDTKTNAEFLASFDVAGNKDSSSANSTASKGGTSNSGSSARRTTRPKTPSVPTT, translated from the coding sequence ATGGATCTTCAAATTTCCGATCTGGAAGAAATGAAGCTGACCGATCTGTATAAGCTGGCTAAGAAATACCAGATTCCTTATTACGGAACGCTCAAGAAGCGGGAGCTGATCTTCGCGATTCTCCGGGCGCAGGCTGAGCAGAGCGGTCTTATGTTTATGGAAGGCGTGCTAGAGATCCTGCCGGAAGGCTACGGTTTCCTTAGACCGATTAACTACTTGCCGAGTGCGGAGGATATTTATATCTCTGCTTCGCAGATCCGTAAGTTTGATCTTAGAAGCGGCGACCTTGTATCCGGGAAATGCCGGACACCCAAAGAGAATGAACGTTATTTCGGATTGCTTCAAGTCAATGCCGTCAATGGTGAGAATCCTGCAACTGCAGCTGAACGATTACATTTTCCGGCGCTTACACCTCTATATCCGCAAGTCAAGCTGCCGCTTGAAACCTCCTCTGCCCATTTATCTACCCGTATAATGGATTTGCTTGCTCCTGTAGGTTTAGGACAGCGCGGTTTGATTGTAGCACCTCCCAAAGCAGGAAAGACGCTCCTCCTGAAAGAAATTGCCAACAGTATCTCCATTAATAATCCCGAGATTGCACTGTTCGTCCTGCTGATTGATGAACGCCCTGAGGAAGTAACGGATATGCAGCGTTCTGTTAAAGGGGAGGTAGTCGCCTCAACATTTGATGAACTGCCGGAGAACCATATCAAAGTGGCTGAGCTTGTGTTACAGCGGGCGCTTCGTCTGGTCGAGCACAAGAAAGATGTCGTTATTCTGCTGGACAGCATTACCCGGCTGGCCCGTGCCTACAATCTCGTGGTTCCGCCATCCGGCCGGACACTGAGCGGAGGGATTGATCCCGCAGCCTTCCATCGCCCTAAGCGCTTCTTCGGTTCCGCGCGGAACGTAGAAGAAGGAGGAAGCCTGACCATACTGGCAACAGCGCTGATTGATACCGGATCACGCATGGACGATATTATTTACGAAGAATTCAAAGGCACAGGGAACATGGAGCTTCACCTGGACCGCAAGCTGGCCGAACGCCGTATCTTCCCGGCCATCGATATCCGCCGTTCGGGTACACGCCGCGAGGAAGTATTGCTTAGCAAGGAAGAACTGGATACCATCTGGTCAATCCGTAAAAATATGAATGAATCCTACGACTTTGTAGAAGGATTCCTGAAGAAACTGCGTGACACCAAGACGAATGCTGAGTTCCTGGCCTCTTTTGATGTAGCCGGCAACAAGGATTCCTCGTCAGCAAACAGTACCGCCAGCAAAGGCGGAACATCGAACAGCGGTTCGTCAGCCCGACGTACCACGCGGCCTAAGACACCTTCTGTGCCTACAACCTGA